GCGCGTCGATGTTGCCGTGTTCACCAACTTTACGCGTGACCATCTCGACTACCACGGCACGATGGAGTCCTATGCCGAAGCCAAGAGAAAGCTCTTCCTCTGGCCGCGCCTGCGTACCGCGATCATCAATCTGGATGACGAATTTGGTAGCCAGTTGCTCCGCGATACCACGGCGATGCGCGTCCTTGGCTATTGCATCGGCGAGCAGCGACGAGATTTTCCGGCGCTGATTCGCGCCGAGAATCTGGTCGATACCCCGTTCGGCCAGCGCTTTAGTCTGGTGCTGCCGAATGGTCGGGCGACCGTCGATACGGCGTTGGTCGGTCGCTACAATATTTCCAATCTGCTGGCCGTGGCTGGCGTGCTGCACGATGCCGGCTTGCCGGCCGTTGACGTGGCGAATCGTCTGTCCGAACTGACGCCACCGCCGGGACGCATGGAGCGGGTCGGCGGCAATGGTGAGCCTCTGGTCGTGGTCGACTATGCCCACACGCCGGATGCGCTGGAGAATGCCTTGGCTGCGCTGCGTGCCGTGGCTGCCTCGCGCGGCGGTCGTTTGAGTGTTGTTTTTGGTTGTGGTGGCGACCGCGATCCGGGCAAGCGCCCGCAGATGGGCCAGGCGGCCGAGCGTCTGGCCGACCGCGCCATTGTCACCAGCGACAACCCGCGCAGCGAACAGCCGGCAGCCATTGTCGATGCCATCGTTGCCGGCATGACGCGCGCCGATGTGGAGATGGATCGGGCGGCTGCCATTCGTCGTGCAGTCGTCGAAGCTGACGAGCATGACGTGATCCTGCTTGCCGGCAAGGGTCATGAGTCCTATCAGGAAATTTCCGGCGTTCGTTACCCGTTTTCGGATGTCGAGCAGGCCGGCGCCGCCCTCGCTTTGCGTCGTCCGGAAAACAAGGAGTTTGCGGCATGAAGTGGCTGCTTTCGCAAGTCGCTGACGCGACACAAGGTCGACTGATCGGCAATGACGTCGAAGTGACCGGCGTGTCGACCGATACACGCACTGTGGCCGATGGGCA
The nucleotide sequence above comes from Betaproteobacteria bacterium. Encoded proteins:
- a CDS encoding UDP-N-acetylmuramoyl-L-alanyl-D-glutamate--2,6-diaminopimelate ligase; protein product: MTSPREILNHLETMGIQATGVADDSRQVLPGDIFLAYPGDLADGRRFIGDALERGAIAVLWQPGENFDFGQNFPLTVANLPVESLRPLAGPLAHAVYGYPSEGLSLIAITGTNGKTTISQCIASAYPKPCAIIGTLGAGFPDALVETGFTTPEATTLMRYLAGFRAAKAAACALEASSIGIEEGRMNGARVDVAVFTNFTRDHLDYHGTMESYAEAKRKLFLWPRLRTAIINLDDEFGSQLLRDTTAMRVLGYCIGEQRRDFPALIRAENLVDTPFGQRFSLVLPNGRATVDTALVGRYNISNLLAVAGVLHDAGLPAVDVANRLSELTPPPGRMERVGGNGEPLVVVDYAHTPDALENALAALRAVAASRGGRLSVVFGCGGDRDPGKRPQMGQAAERLADRAIVTSDNPRSEQPAAIVDAIVAGMTRADVEMDRAAAIRRAVVEADEHDVILLAGKGHESYQEISGVRYPFSDVEQAGAALALRRPENKEFAA